A portion of the Pararge aegeria chromosome 10, ilParAegt1.1, whole genome shotgun sequence genome contains these proteins:
- the LOC120626896 gene encoding transmembrane protein 258, with the protein MSLEIESMVRYASPINPAVFPHLTMLLLGIGIFFTAWFFVYEVTSTKISRDLFKELLLSLVAALFSGFGILFLLLWVGIYV; encoded by the coding sequence TTggaaattgaatccatggtgcGGTACGCGTCACCAATAAACCCAGCGGTGTTCCCACATCTTACGATGTTGTTACTCGGGATAGGGATATTCTTCACCGCATGGTTCTTTGTTTATGAAGTCACAAGCACGAAGATTTCGAGGGATCTATTCAAGGAACTTCTGTTGTCACTAGTTGCTGCTTTGTTCTCCGGTTTTGGTATTTTGTTCTTGTTGCTATGGGTGGGTATTTATGTGTGA